Part of the Methanofastidiosum sp. genome is shown below.
CAACTGTTTCATCTATCTTTGAAGAGGTAGATAATATACTATATCCTCTCTCTTTTATCTCTGTTTTAACGGATAAATCGGATATTTTTGGAACTTGTACCCCCATTATATTCTGCCCTTCTAAAAAAAATTCAGGAGTTCCTTTTTTTATAAGTGCACATGAAGCAACAGTTATTTCTCCTTCGAAGGCCAAAGTCATGCCCAGTAACTTTTTTGCAACTTCGTAACTTTCTTCAAGAGTTTCTTGAGCTTCTTTGGCCTCTTCAACCATATCAAAAAGTTTCATGACTAGGCCATCTCTTTTCTTTTTAAGGATTTTATACCCTGTATTAGAAAGTTTAATTTTTCTTCCTAATTT
Proteins encoded:
- a CDS encoding V-type ATP synthase subunit D yields the protein MPQIKPTRSELIKLGRKIKLSNTGYKILKKKRDGLVMKLFDMVEEAKEAQETLEESYEVAKKLLGMTLAFEGEITVASCALIKKGTPEFFLEGQNIMGVQVPKISDLSVKTEIKERGYSILSTSSKIDETVEEYEKVLEYVAKAVEAESTLKKVLNEIEVTKRRVNALDTKIIPKLESEKKFIVFRLEELERENTFRLKMIKDKKSKKRS